From Tissierellales bacterium, a single genomic window includes:
- a CDS encoding RidA family protein encodes MIERQETTARMSRIVKHGGVAYFCGQVAKDYDADIKEQTRTTLEKIEELLEKAGSDKTKILSTTIYIKDMEMFAGMNEVWDAWVLEGHAPARACVQATMARPEILVEISMTCACD; translated from the coding sequence ATGATAGAAAGACAAGAAACAACAGCTAGAATGAGTAGAATAGTAAAACACGGCGGAGTAGCTTATTTTTGTGGTCAAGTTGCAAAAGACTACGATGCAGATATCAAAGAGCAAACAAGAACTACTCTAGAGAAAATAGAAGAATTGCTTGAAAAAGCAGGTTCTGATAAAACAAAGATATTGAGCACAACTATTTATATCAAGGATATGGAAATGTTTGCAGGAATGAACGAAGTGTGGGATGCATGGGTTTTAGAAGGTCATGCACCGGCTAGAGCTTGCGTACAAGCTACTATGGCTCGTCCAGAGATATTAGTTGAAATTTCGATGACTTGTGCGTGTGATTAA